From uncultured Desulfobacter sp.:
CGAATGCTGAGAGTGTGACCCGTCTCTATCAATCGGACTTCATGCACGGAACATATATTATCGACAAGCCCGGTGTGTACCAGCTTGCTGAAGATATTTCATTCAATCCCAATTCAACGGCCCTGCTGGGAACCGACGCATATCATGCCGGGTTCCCTTTGCCTGATCAGTTTGCTCCGTCAGGTCCTTATGAACCGAGTGCGTTCGGAATAGGATTTTTTGCGGCAATTGCGATCCCCGCGGAAAATGTTGTTTTAGACTTGGCAGGCCATACCATTGAGCAGAGCGAAGAGCACGCTTTACTTCAAAGATTCTTTTCAGTGATAGAGCTCGCGGATCAGCCCTTTATCCCGGGACAGGGTGTAGATTGTCGCGTTTTTATCCTTGGAAAATGTCAAAGTATTTTACCGACCCACCAAAAAGGTAGGCCCAATGATTTTTGTCACTGGGCCTAAAGCAGACAGTAGTCTACCGCACTGAGCTATCCCTTAGCATCGGAGTCCCCTCTCGTATGCCTCCGTTTCACTCAGTAATCAATATATCGTCACATGTATAAATTAACTCGGTGCTTATGGTTCTTTCCTGTCTGAAATATGCCTCCGATAGAAGTATGGTCCCCATGTTCATGATTTGTCGACGATTCCCACGGCAGTGGGAAGCCATAATACTTAAGGCATCCGCATCAAACAGGTTCTCATCTGCCTTGGCTTTTGATAGCCTGAATCGCATAAACTCAAGACTTTCTTCATCGCTCAAGGGATCCAGCTTAAAATTACCGGTCAAACGGGTTTTGATTGGTGCCATAACCTGCAGTTGCAGTTTCTTTTCAAGGGTTTCATCGCCGACGAGAATAAAACTTGCCGCAACAGTCTGTCTATGTGGATTAAACATCAGGGAGCAGATATCCATCAAAGATTCTTTTTCCATTAAATGGGCATCGTCAATAACAAATACCGGGAACAGACCACGGTTTTCGGGCGTCACCTGTGTGATCTGTTTTTGCAACTTTAATAATAACGGTACTGTCCGGGAGTTGGTATCCACACCAATCACGTCGGCAATCGCTTTTAAGAAACCGTTTCGCAAAAGCCCCCCATAGTGGACTAACGCGGGTCTGTAACAATTGGGATCAAGTTGTGATAACACATAACGGACCAAGGTTGATTTTCCGGTCCCCGACGGCCCGGAAAGCGTAAAGCTTTTGCCACTGGAAATTAATGATCGAGCCATTCTCAAAAAATGGGCATCTTGTTTACCAAGATAAAGCTCTTTTAAACGATAGGTATCGGCAAACGGATGCGCTTCACAATCAAAGAATTCCCTGGGTGATTCACCATTTTTCATCATTTCGTCCTCCCGCCGGGAGCATCAAATCTTCTGGCATTTTCACTAAGATCAACGATACGTGCTTTTTTCATTTCTTCTCCATAATAGACGTCTTCTATATCCCAAGGCATATAATAAATGATGACCCTGGAACCCGGCAGGGATCCGGGAATTTCATACTGATTTTTTCTGAACCGAATGGTTGAGTCTTTATATACCCTGCACCGTCGTTCCATCCTAAACAAAGACTCAATGTCGGCTGTCGGAGGAAGGGTCCGGCAACAACTGCGTGTCTGAAGCCGTTTTTGTTTAGGAGAGCACCCCAAAGAGGAATGTATGCTCTGATGATAATTGCTCAGCCAAACTTTAAAGGCCTGGTTGATCTGCTGGACGGTTTTGTATTTATCGCAGAGAAACTGGTCCCTTACGGTTCTGAATAAACGCTCAACCTTGCCTCTGCCCTGAGGCCTGTATGGCGGCGTATGCACCAAATCAATACCGTTTCTGGCACATATAATTTTGAGATGACGGCTGGAATAGGCCGCACCATTATCGACGTAAAAGCGCTGGGGGATACCAAATCGTTTTACGCTGCCCATAAGATCAAAGACTAAAGGATTGACCGATTCGGTCAAATAAAATCCGCCATGAACGATATACCGGCAACAGTCATCCAGGATTACATGCAGGTATGTCTTTTTCTTTTTTTTGCCATGGTACAATTTGGGGCCATGGAGAAAGTCTGCCATCCATAGTTGTCCGAAATGGTCAAACGCATAAGGTCTGGCACCCAGTTCAGGGTTCAGGTGAGGATCTCTTTGCAGATTATGGGTCTTGGCGAATCTATAAAGGGCTGACCGGCTGGGTTTTCTGCCATTCCATACGCCGGCCCTGGCAAGTTCTTTAATAAGTCTGGCGGTGGTCCAGCGTGGGTGCTCCAAGCGAAGAGCTATCATTTTATCAGACAGGGATTCTGGGATTTTATGCAGCCCTTTGTCGGATCTTTGCTTGTCCTCAAGGCCCGGCAATCCCAGTTTCTGGTAACGATACAGCCATTTCCTCAAAGTCTCGCCGCTCAAAAGAACGTGGGTGCCGTTTGGGTGAACATACCTGCGTGAAGATGCCATATCCAACATTTTGTTTAATGTGAGGTCATTGGCATCCCTGTGTAGAAGGGGGCTGATAAGACCGTAACGCCACAAGGCTATTTCCAGATTTTTGTCGTTTTCTTGTTCCATTTAACCTCCGTTAATTTGGGTTTATTCCAACGAAGATTTTTCTATCAAACTCCTTTAATTATAGGGATATACCTTTTGTGTTGATGGCAACGGCAGGATATATTTTGGGGTAAAAAGCCCAGGAAAAATCCCGTATAAAATTGGTCCATTCATTCTTGGGTAACATGCAGGGTGCAGATTGTTTTCGTTCAGAATCAATCCATTCCTTGATCTGTTGGGCTTTGGCTATCCATCTTTGAATGCGGGGCCAACTGTAGCCTGTATACTTGGCTATATCAGCAATACTGTGCCCGTCTTTTTTCATTTGCAAAACATGCATAAACATGCACAATGACGCTCTGGCTATCCGTAAAAACGCATGGGGCAGGATTGAAAAGGTCCTTTGCGGACATTGGTCATTATCGCAACGGTAGCGTTGGATTTGTATCAACTCATCATTGAACAGATATCGGTTATAAAATCCATATTTTACATAGCAATATCGGTTGCCGCAATAAGGGCAACTTATAATAGAGGCGTACTTTTTACTTGTTATTTCAGACAAAGCAGTCAATATAGAAATCCATGGGGGGTGCATGTATTATTCTCCTGTTTTTTGGTCGAAATTGGATATAACACATGTCCCCCCCTCTTATCCCCCCCAAAGGGGGGAGGAGGATAAAAGGCATGGGCGGTTGACTACAGTCCTATGCAACTCACCCTGAATTTTCTTGAGTTCTCATCCCTGAATTTGATAGCGAAGGTAATAGATCATGGGATTTAAGGCTGGATTTGAGGTAATCTAACGGGCTTCTCTACAGACAGGGTCCGTCGGATTTTGGTGCCGATATTAAATCGGCCCAAAATATTGTCATCAAAAATGGTACCATCGGGCGAAGCGCTCACCACGGCATTCACGGAAACGATAATATAAATGTGATCATCAGGAATGTGGACTTTGTGGACTTTGAAGTAGCCGCGGTGGCTTTGAACGGAGTGGCAGGTCTGCTGATCAAGAACTCGATCGCTATAAACCGTAAGGATCTTCCGGTTCTCGGGACCTTTGCATCGGCCCAATTTATCAAAACCTATATGGAGTATCTTGTTCGAACAGGCTCGACTACGGTCCTTCATGCAGACGGCGACAGTCTGACCGCCGCGAAAATCAGCGAAGCGCTGAAAAATGCAATAAATAATGTTCACAAAGACCTTATAATCCTTGGGGAGACTTCCATCAATCGGGTAGAGCATCCAGCAGAATACGCGTTATTTCACAATCCTTTCGGAATCGCCGACGGCAACGCTTATGGATATCTGGTAAACGCACGCGGCGTTGCCATCAATGGATTTCCACGACGCAGCGAGACGGTTCCCGCCCGGAACATCAAGCTGAACAATGTGCACGTCATTGATCAAAAGGCTTTCATCAATGAAGTCATTGCGATTAACCAAAATGGCAGCCCTGTGATTGATCCCGTGGGATCTGTTTTTCAGTTAAGGAATCTTCACCCCGATACAGGGCTTCCCATAACCATTTCCAGCCTGGATGATTCTCAAGCTAAATATACGGGCAATGTGGTCGCTAACGCTCAGGCCTTCGTGGCCAAGGCCTTCTTAAATGGAGACTTTGAAGGTTCCTTTCTGGACTTTACGCGTTTGAATATTACCCGGGAAGTACTCGATTTTGTAGAGGCGGTTCCCGGAAGGGAAAATCTCGTGATCCTCGTGCCTTCTCAAGAGGATTACTTTTGCAACGGCGACGTATTGTTCCACGTCAACAAAGGTGTTATTGCCTTTAAGATGGATGCCGCAAGGAACGTGCACCTGAGAAATACATCCGCCCAGGAAATAGAAAACCTGGGCAATTCCGGCTCAGATATTTGCGGTCCCTATACCAAGTCGCATCCGGAGGCGACACTTGAGGGCTATGATGGCGCTATGGCGCGTGGTTATACTTTCGCGGGTTCTTCCAAGGTGCGTGTTTCGGGCAGCGTGGTCATGGACCTCAGAGCGAAAGGCGGGTCCGCCATCGCTTTTGATGTATTGACGGATTCCAAGGATGTAAAGATCTTCAATAGCTATGTACAGGAAGTTGAAGCGGGGCGGGGTTTTGTTCCCAATCCTGAAAGCCCGACGAAGCTTCCCGAGGCAATCGCCTTCCATATTGGTCCGGATGTTACACGGGCGGAGATCAGGAGAGTTTGTGCAGATGGCCTGTATGCTTATGACAACACCGACCTTGTAGATGATGAAAGCGGCCTGGCAAAGATCAAGACGCGATGCAGGTAAACAATGAGAACCGGTGCGATGCTGTAATGGTAGCCGTTTTCGTATTACGCCTTGACTGCTTAGATTCGTGATGTCTGAAGGCTGAACCGGCCATCCGAACGTCCGCGAATTTGGGCCGGGTGATGCCAACCGTAATGAATTTGTCGAGCGCATGGAGTTGATCTTTGGCGATTTGTCTACGCAGTACTTTGACTGGACATGATGACCAATCATATCCACATTAAGGCCCATAATCAAAATGAAACTTCTAAACCATATTTTGGAAGGTTTTATTCCGATCATGGGCTTAATAATCCTTATCACTCGATGATCAAATTTTCATAAAATTCGATTTCGGCTTAATTTTGAGCCTGTTTTGTCAAATCAAATAATCATCTTAATGTAAAAGGTGGGACACACCCAGAAAATTAGATATCTAACTGTCTTAAAAAACGTCCTTGACAGAAACAGTATTCGTTCTTAGTATCCTCAAAAGTCATTTTCTGACCGTGAAGTCATTTTTTTAAACGACATGGTCAGAAAATGATTTTGTTTTTTTCACAGAAAAAAATTCTGGGGGGACAATCTAAGGAAACATTAATGAATTTACCTACCAAAAGAAAAGAGATGATGAACCGTCTGCTCAAGGATCAGGTGGTAAAAACAGTGCTGACAATGATCCAGGAAGGAACGTCCATTACCATGGATAAAGTAGCGGCCAGATGC
This genomic window contains:
- a CDS encoding DDE-type integrase/transposase/recombinase produces the protein MEQENDKNLEIALWRYGLISPLLHRDANDLTLNKMLDMASSRRYVHPNGTHVLLSGETLRKWLYRYQKLGLPGLEDKQRSDKGLHKIPESLSDKMIALRLEHPRWTTARLIKELARAGVWNGRKPSRSALYRFAKTHNLQRDPHLNPELGARPYAFDHFGQLWMADFLHGPKLYHGKKKKKTYLHVILDDCCRYIVHGGFYLTESVNPLVFDLMGSVKRFGIPQRFYVDNGAAYSSRHLKIICARNGIDLVHTPPYRPQGRGKVERLFRTVRDQFLCDKYKTVQQINQAFKVWLSNYHQSIHSSLGCSPKQKRLQTRSCCRTLPPTADIESLFRMERRCRVYKDSTIRFRKNQYEIPGSLPGSRVIIYYMPWDIEDVYYGEEMKKARIVDLSENARRFDAPGGRTK
- a CDS encoding AAA family ATPase, with protein sequence MMKNGESPREFFDCEAHPFADTYRLKELYLGKQDAHFLRMARSLISSGKSFTLSGPSGTGKSTLVRYVLSQLDPNCYRPALVHYGGLLRNGFLKAIADVIGVDTNSRTVPLLLKLQKQITQVTPENRGLFPVFVIDDAHLMEKESLMDICSLMFNPHRQTVAASFILVGDETLEKKLQLQVMAPIKTRLTGNFKLDPLSDEESLEFMRFRLSKAKADENLFDADALSIMASHCRGNRRQIMNMGTILLSEAYFRQERTISTELIYTCDDILITE